The genomic stretch CATGCAGGCCGCGTCGAAAATCATGATGAGCGTGCGTCGATTGAGTCTGTCCACGACCGCCCCCGCGATGGGGGAGACGATCAGATTCGGCAGGATTCCCAGCACCCCGACGATACCGAAGAGCACCAGGTCGTTGGTCTGGGTCAACACCCACAGCGGCAACGCGAACTCGGTCAACGTCGATCCCGTGAACGAGATCATCTGCCCCGATGCGATGATGGCGAACTTCCCCAGTCCGGGTAGCGTTTCGGCGGATTCCCGACCGCTCTGCAGCACGGACCTGAGCCTGGGCTGGTGGCCGGGTCTGACCGTTTCCCTCGCGATCCTGCTGTCGTGTAGCCACCACGTCGCGGCGCTCTCCCGGAGGGGGCGGGTGAGGCCGGACTCCGTGTGATCCATGACCCGGCGATGCACCGTGGTGAGGATCTCGGCCAGTTCGTCGGGCCGGTAGTTGAGGAAGTAGTGGCCGGCATCCTGAATGCAGACAGACGCGGTTCGATCGGAGTACACGGACCATTCATCACTGCGTTCCTCCCAGAACCGGGAGGCCTGATCGGCTTCACCGATGACGCTGATCACCGGGGCCTGGAAGCGTTGCACGTCGCCGCTGAAGACGTCTGTGAAATAGTCCTCCGCGAACCGGGCGTCCTGGCGCATTGCCTTGACCATGTGGGCTGCGTGTTCCGAGTCCATGGAGTTGATGTCGGTCCCCATACCGGCCAGCCAGTTGACGTGGTTCCTGTCGGCAGTGAGCCGCTCCTGGGCGGACCACCTGGCCAGGGTCGCGAGAATCCTGTTGGCCGGTCGGGCCACGGGAAAGGCGCCTCCGACGTAGAGGGCCTCGATGTCACGTCCCCTGCGAGCGAGTTCCTCCGCAACGGCAGCGGCCACAGCGGACCCGGGTAGGCAGTGCCCATAGATGATCAGCCTGCCGTCAATCCGCTCACATATCTCGTCGGCGACGGCAGCGGCCACCTCGGCGGTGGGGAGGACCTCCTCGCCCAGAATCACGTCATGGCCCGGTGGCTCCACGGCGTGGAGGGAGTACCCTCTCGGAAGCGCTTTAGCCAGATCTCCGAAGACACTGGCATTGGCACCGCCATAAGGAACAGCAATGATCGACGCGATCCTTTCCCTGGCATCCAGCGGTTCGGTGAGCTCGTACAGCAGGCGGCTCTCAGCGCCACCGCCGCCTCGCCTGTCCTCGATCAGCCCCGCCAGCTTCTCGACCGTGGGATGGGAGATGATGTCCATCACGGCGACGGTCACCTCGTCCCCCACGATCTTCCTGATGCGGGAAACGGCCTTCGTCGCCAGCAACGAGTCACCACCCAGGTCGAAGAAGTCCGCGACCACGCTGGGGATCTCGATGTCCAACAGATCGGCGTAGACGGCAGCGAGACTCGCCTCCAACGGGGTGCGAGGAGCGACATCAGGTGCCGCGACCACGCCGCGTTCCGGCTCGGTCAGGGCGGCCCGGTCCACCTTGCCGTGTCCCTTGATCGGGAACACGTCCACCGTGGCGTAGGCCCGAGGAATCATGTAGTCCGGCAGAGTGCGCGCCAGGTGGTCACGAATGCCGGCATCGGCCACGGGCGTGACGCCCTCGGCCCACCGGATCCACCCCACCAGCCGCTCGTGCCCCGGCTCGCCCCGCAGGTCGACGACGCACTGGGCGACGCCCTCCATGGTCGCCAGGGTGGACTCGACCTCGCCCAGTTCAACGCGGTAGCCGCGGATCTTGATCTGGTCGTCGGCGCGTCCGTGGAAGGCCAGCAGTCCGTCAGCACGCCAGCTCACCACGTCACCGGTGCGGTACATGCGTTCGCCGGCACCGCTCAGCGGATCGGCGACGAAACGCGACGCGGTCATGCCCGGGCGTGACAGGTAGCCGCGAGCCAGGCGACCGGAGATGTACAGCTCCCCGCGCACCCCCGGTGGCACCGGACGCAGCCGGTCGTCGAGCACGTAGGTCCGCACGCCGGGCATCGGAGTGCCGATCGGCCACACCGCCTCGAGAGTCTCGAGGTCGGGAGTGACCTCGGTGGTGGTGCAGGCTCCGATGGCCTCGGTCGGCCCGTAGTTGTTGATGACACGGCAATCGACATTCTTCGCCAGGTCACGCATCCACTGCGAGGGAGAACCCTCGCCGGAAAGCACCAGACTGCGACGCGGCGCGACTGCTGCCGCATCCACCTGGGCGGTCAGCGCCGCCAAGTGTGAAGGCGTCATCTTGAGATGGTTCACCTCGTGGTGCGCCAGGAACTGCGCCAGTTCCTCCCCCGTGATGCGGCCATCCATGGCGTGGAGGGTGCCGCCATGGATCAGGGGTAGATAAAACATCGGCAGGCTGAAGTCGAACGCGAGCGACTGCAACAGCGCGTACGAGCCACCGCGCACCACACCCAGATCGGAGGAGACGTCCCACAGATAGTGAACGACCTCACGCTGTTCGACCTCCACTCCTTTCGGTTTGCCTGTGGTCCCGGATGTGTAGATGACATAGGCGAGGTTGCTCGGAGCCGCCGGGGTGGGAACGGCCACCGATCTCTCGGCCAGGAGATCGTCGTAGGAGATGGTCTCGACGTCCGTGCCCACCTCAAGGGTGCCGTCGTGGATGCACAAGGCAGGGCGAGAGCCGGCCAGGATGTATTCGAGGCGATCGCGTGGCATGGCCGGGTCCAACGGCACGTAGGCGCCACCAGCTGCCAGCACCCCGAGGATCGAGGTGGCCGCGGGGATCGCCCGGTTGAATGCAATCGCCACCTTCACATCCGGGCCGATCCCCTTGGCCGCCAGGCGTAGGGCGATCCTGTCGGCGCACCCGTGCAACTGGCCGACGGTGATCATCTCGTCGCCCTCGACAACCGCCGGACGCGACGGATCACCGTCCGCGCCAAGCCGGATCAGCTGGTGCAACGTACAGTCGGGTGCAACCTTCCGGTCCGGTCCCTGCGCCCACACGCGCGTGACCAGGTCATGTTCGGTATCGGTGAGCAGGTCGATGTCGAGCACACGAACCATGGGATCGGCGACGACGCGGGCGAGCAGCATGGTCAGGCGATCGGCCAGCGTCTCGATCCGGAACGCGTCGAACAGGTCGGTGCGGTACATCAGGGATGCCACATAACGGCCGGCTTCGTCCGAGCAGATGTGCAGCCCGAGATCGTAATGGGTTACCGCGGTGGTGGCCCCGATCTCACTGAACCGGAGCGCGTCGGACCCATTCATGGCAGGTTTCACCGCGGTGGCCAGTTCATCGACTGCCAGACTGACCTGGAACAGCGGTGAGGTGTTAGCGACCCGCGGCAGGGCGAGCGCCTTGACGATGTCGACGAACGGCACGTTCTGGGAGGCGAACGCTTCCAGCGCGGTTTCGCGGCTGCGGGAAAGCAGTTCTCGGAAAGTCGGGTTACCGTCCAGCCGGGAACGCATGGCCACCATGTTCACGAAATTGCCGACCACGTCCTCGACCCCTCTGGCGTCGCGGTTCGCCACGGAGGTGCCGATCACGAAGTCTCGTTGGGTGCAATGGTTGGCCAGCAGCACCTGGTACAGCGCAAGCATGGCCATGTAGAAGGTGGCTCCTTCGGCAGCAGCCAGTGCCTTAAGTTGTTCGACGAGCCCCGTCGGAAGCGTGAACTCGTGGGTGCGCCCCCGGCTGGACAGCACTGCCGGGCGCGGCCTGGCGATGTCGAGTTCCAGGTTCCGGGCACCTGTAAGCCTTTCCACCTGCTGCGTCAATCCCCGTGTGCGTCTGGCGACACGCTCCACCGTGGCCTCGTACACCGCAACGTCCTCGTACTGCAGGGGACGCGCACCCAGATCGATGCTCCCGTTGCGAACGGTCTGTTCGAGCGCTTTCCGCAGGTCTGATTTCAGCAGTTCCACGGACCACCCGTCGACAATGATGTGGTGGGCTGTGAAGAGCACCACATGGTCATCGTCGGCGAGTGTCAAGGAGTGGAAACGCGCCAGAGGACCGGCAGCGATGTCGAACGGTGTCGCGAGTATGCGTGAGAACTCCTCCTCGGCCGAGGCCAACGGATCATCGACGCCACGCAGGTCCATGACCGGAATCTCCGCTCCGGTGTCCTCGTGGAGCACCACCGTCGGCTCCCCCAGGTCATCCGCGGGGTAACTGACACGCAGGATGTCGTAGCGGGCCGTCAGCGCTCGGCAGGCCTCCCGGATCCGCTGCTGGTCGACCGGTCCCTGAACCCTGAGTCCGAAACCCACCACGTAGGCGGCGGACCCCGGGTCCATGCGATCCTCGACCCACAACCCGGTCTGGGTAGGGCCCAGCGGGACGACGGCATCGGCCTGCCGCGGACCGGGACCGGAGGGAAGCGACCGGGCCCGGCGCAACCGTTCGGCCAACAACTGTTTCTTGCGCTCCTGTGGAGCAGTCGCGGTGCTCTGCGTTCTCACCGACGCAGGGATGGGTGTGTGGGTCATGATGTGGGCTCTCCCTCCAGCTCGGCGAGCAGAATGGTTTCCAGGATCGCGGCCTGGTCCCGCAGCACGGGTGCCTCGAAAACAGTGCGCAGCGGCAGTTCGACCTCCAGGCGATCGCTGATTCGTGCCGCCACCTTGGTCGCCAGCAACGAGTTCCCACCGGAATCGAAGAAATGGTCCAGGGCGCCGATCACACGGTCATCCGCGAAAACCTCCTGCCAGATCTCGGCCAGCAACGCCTCGACACCGTCCTCGGGCTCGATGTAGCCACGCTGACTTCCCCACTGCGGGGCCGGCAGCCGAGTCTCGTCGAGTTTTCCCTGCACGGTGATGGGGAACTCTTCTACGGCCACGATGGAATCCGGAACCGCGTGCGAAGGCAGGAGATCGGCGAGTGTCAGGCGACAAGACGCGACATCGAAGGTATCCGCGGGGGACGCGACAACCCATGCGGCGATACGAGGGGTGGCATCACCGGCATGCCCCACCCCGACGTGCGCAGCGAGAACCCCGTCGACGGTCAGGAGCATCTGCTCGATTTCACCGGGCTCGATTCGGAAACCCCTGATCTTGATCTGCCGGTCGCTGCGGCTAACAAATTCGTAGGCCCCGTCCGGTCGCAGCCGCACCAGATCACCGGTGCGGTACATGACCGCCCCGGGCTCACCCCAGGTCGCAGCGACGAAACGCGACGCGGTCAGTCCGGGACGGCGATGGTAGCCACGAGCGAGCCCTACTCCGCTCACGTACAGCTCCCCCACTGCCCCGGGGGAAACGGGCCGCAGGTGCTCGTCGAGGACGGCGGCGGACAGGCCGTGCACCACCTCACCGATCGGAGCCGTTCCGGTTTCGGAACCGTCCAGGCGGTACCTGGTGACGTCGATCGTCGTCTCGGTCGGGCCGTACAGGTTGAACACTGGTCGTTGAAGCACTTCAGCAGCGACCGTTGACGCCGGCAGCGCTTCGCCTCCCGCCATGAGAGTGAGCCGGGGAGGCAGGCAGTCCTTCGGCAGCGCCTGCAGCATCGTCGGGACGAACAAGGCCCTGCGGACGTCGTGGCGACGCATGTAGTCGCCGAGCCCGGTACCCGGGACGCGCAGCTCGTCAGGAACGAGCACCAGGCAGGCACCGTGGAACAGCGCCATCGTGAGTTCAAGCACCGACGCGTCGAAACTGAACGAGGCGAACTGCAGCACCGTCTCATCGGGGCCCGCGCCCAATCCGTCGCGTTGCGACGCAGCCAGGGCGACCAGTCCGCGGTGAGTCACCACGACACCCTTCGGCCTGCCTGTGGAACCCGAGGTGTGGATGAGGTAGCACGGATGATCCGTGGAGGGCGGCACACACAGCTCATCGGCCCGGATCGGCCCGTCATCGTAGGCACCGATGGCGGCAACAGTCTCCGGAGCATCCAGCACCACCGAGGCGTCGAAACGATTCGCATCAGCAGCGGTGGTGATCACCAGGTCCGCCCCGGAGTCGTTGAGCAGGTAGGAGATACGCTCGACGGGCTGGTCGGGGTCGATGGGTACGTAGGCAGTACCCGCTTTTTCGACACCGACGATGGCGACGACCGCCCGGACCGACTTGCGCAGCGACAGCGCAACGATGTCCTCGGCACCGATGCCCCGCTGGATCAGCCAGCGGGCGAACTGGTTCGAGGCGGCGTCGAGTTCCGCATAGGTCACAACATCGTCGCCGCAGCACACGGCATCGTGATCCGGGTCGATCTGAACCGCATCGGCGAACAGTTCCGAGAACGTACGTGGTTGCCCGGCGACCGGTCCGGTTTGGACCGCGGCGTCGCGTTCCTCGTCGCTGAGAACGTCGATGGCGCCAATCCGCCTGTTCGCATCGGCGCCGAAGGCCTCCAGGACCCTGAGGAACCGGGTGACGATATCCTCGGCGGCCCCGGCGTCGAGGCGATCCGTCGCGTAGTCCAGTTGGATGCTGAGTTCAGTGCCGTTCTCCCCGACTACCTCGCCAACCTCGAAACTGAGGTCGAACTTGGCACCCAGCGGTCCGGGATGCAGATCCTCGGTCTCGAGCCCGGGCAGCATCAGCCTCGCGGTGTTGCCCCCGCTCTCGGACAGGTGATTCACCATGACCTGGAACAACGGATGGCGGCCCGGTGCCCGGGGTGGAGCGAGAGCATCCACGACCATGTCGAAGGGCACCTGGGAGTGTTCGACCGCACCCAGGATCGCTTCCCGGGCCCTGTCGATGGTCGCGGCGATCGTTGGATTCCCGGTGAGGTCGTGACGGATCGCCAGTGTATTGACGAAGAAACCGACCAGCGGTTCCAGGGCGGGATCGTCGCGTCCCGTCGTCACGGTGCCAAGCGCCATGTCCTCCCCCGCTCCGAGACGATTCAGCAACACGGCCACGGCGGCATGGCACACCATGAACACCGACGCGCCGTGTTCGGACGCCAGACACTGCAGCCGGGACAGGGCCTCAGCTGGCAGCACACCCTCCACGGTGCTGCTGGGACGCGCGCCCGAGGGTGTGTCCGGTTTTTCTCCCGGCAGCCGGATCTCCTCGGGCAGCCCTGCCAGGGTGGCGCGCCACCACTCGATCTCCTCGCTCTGCTCAGCCGAGCGTTCACGCTGCCAGAGTGAGTGATCGGCGTAGGTGACAGGAAGTGGAGCCCACCCGGGGACCCGGCCGAGGCACCGGGCAACATAGGCCTCCTCCAGGTCGCGCAGCAGGGGTGCCAGGGACAGGCCATCGCTGGCGATGTGATGCATGACCAGTACGACGATGTGGCTGTCGACGGACTCCCGGAGAATCCAGAGGCGGATCGGCAGGTCGCGTTCCAGGTCGAAGGAGCGTGCGCTGCTCTCCTGCACCAACGCCATGCGTTCCTGTTCGTCGAGAGCGGACACGTCGAGCACGGTGCACAGATCGGAGACCTCGGGAACCACCATCAAGCGCTGGAAGGGTTCGCCGTCGACGGAAACCATGACGGTGCGCAGGGTTTCCTGACGTTCGACGACGTCACGCAACGCCTGCTGCAGTGCGGGAACGTCGAGGGCGCCCCGCAGCCGGGCGACCAGGGGGAGGTTGTAGGCGGAGGAAGCCTCCTCCAGACGTGTGACGGTCCACAGCCGGCGCTGCGCGAACGATGCCGGCAGCTGCTCGGGTCGGGGGCGGTGGACGATGCGTTCGACCCCGCCCCGGACGTCCGGTGCCGGCTCGGAGGGCAGGTCGTGGGGCGCCTCCGTGGCCTCGTGGCGGCTGCTGGTTGGGGTTTTGGGGTCGTCTGCCGACTCCAACCGGGCCGCCAGGGCACGGGCCGTCGGCGCCTCGAAGACGTCGCGCAACCGCAGCCGCTTCTCCGGTCCACCAAGTCGCGCCACGATCCGGGCGGCGATCAGTGAGTGCCCCCCCAGGAGGAAGAAATTGTCCTCCGGGCCGACCGCGTCCACCCTCAGCGCCTCCGCGAAGACCGCGCACACCCGTGCTTCCAGGGCAGTAGCGGGTTCCTGCAGGCTGGGTGTCACCGTCGCCGGCGGGAGGGCCCGTCGGTCCAGCTTGCCGTTCGGCGTCCTCGGGAAGGAGTCCAGCCCCATGATGACCGTCGGAACCATGTACGGAGGTAGCACCGCCTCGGCACGGGCCCGGACGGCCGTGGTGTCGACGTCCTCACCGGTGACGTACCCCACCAGACGGCCCGGGGCGTCGGGGGCCTCGATGACCACAGCCCCCGTCACGCCGGGAGCATCCGCCAGGCATCGTTCGATCTCGCCCGGTTCGACACGGAAGCCGCGGACCTTGAGCTGCGAGTCGGCGCGTCCGAGGTACATGAGCTCCCACGATCTGTTCCAGGCCACGACATCACCGGTGCGGTAGAGGACCTCGCCCTGCCGGAACGGATCGGCGACGAAACGACTGGCAGTCAGTCCCGGCCGGTTGAGGTATCCGATCGCCAGGCCGGGGCCACCGATGTACAGCTCCCCGGGAACTCCCGGTGGAACGGGTCGCAGGAAGTCATCGAGCACGACCAGCCGGACGGTATCGATGGCACGACCGATCGGTGGCGCTTCCTGACCCCGGGAAGGGGAAAGCGGACCGGCGACGGTGACGATCATCGCCTCCGTGGGGCCGTAGGCGTTGAACAGTGCCCGGCCGAGAGCGAAACGTTCGACCAGGTCGGCGCTCAGCGCCTCCGCGGTCGAAATCAGCACCGGCACCCCGGTCAGGGAGCCGTCGATGGTGGTCAGCACACTCGGGGTGAGCAGCGCCGCGTCGACGTGTTCGAGTGCCGTGCGCAGCTCTTCACCGACGAGTGGCCCGGGCTCGGGAATCACGAGACTGCCTCCGGCCCCCCAGGCCATGCAGAGTTCTATGATGGCCACGTCGAACGACAGGGACGTGATCTGCAGCACCCGCATCCCGGGCCAGCATCCGGTCCGTCGGGTCAGTGAGCGGGTGAAGACACCGAGCCCGCGCCGAGTCATGCACACCCCCTTGGGACGACCGGTGGAGCCGGAGGTGTGGATCACATAGACCGGTTCTTCTGCTGCGGGAGCGCGCGATGGCAGTGGGCCCGGTTCCTCGGAGCCGACCCGCCCCATCTCAAGCACCGGGAGATCGCAGGAGGCGGTCATGGCCGACACCCCCGCGCCGCGCGCCAGGATCAGGCGCGGAGCCGCGTCCTCCGTGACCTGGGTCAGACGCGCCGTCGGGTAGGTGGCATCCAGCGGAAGCAGAACAGCACCGGTTCGCGCGACGGCCAACACGGCCACGATCGTGTCCGCGCTGCGGGGAACACAGACGCCGACGACGTCGCCCGGTCGCACCCCTTCAGCGAGCAGCCGGTGGGCCCACCAGCGGCTTTCCCGTTCCAGATCGGCGTAGGTCAGTTCCCGGTCCCCCATGACGGCGGGTGCAGTGTCTCCCATGAGGGCGTGTGCCGAGGCGAACAGATCGT from Arachnia propionica encodes the following:
- a CDS encoding amino acid adenylation domain-containing protein, whose protein sequence is MTHTPIPASVRTQSTATAPQERKKQLLAERLRRARSLPSGPGPRQADAVVPLGPTQTGLWVEDRMDPGSAAYVVGFGLRVQGPVDQQRIREACRALTARYDILRVSYPADDLGEPTVVLHEDTGAEIPVMDLRGVDDPLASAEEEFSRILATPFDIAAGPLARFHSLTLADDDHVVLFTAHHIIVDGWSVELLKSDLRKALEQTVRNGSIDLGARPLQYEDVAVYEATVERVARRTRGLTQQVERLTGARNLELDIARPRPAVLSSRGRTHEFTLPTGLVEQLKALAAAEGATFYMAMLALYQVLLANHCTQRDFVIGTSVANRDARGVEDVVGNFVNMVAMRSRLDGNPTFRELLSRSRETALEAFASQNVPFVDIVKALALPRVANTSPLFQVSLAVDELATAVKPAMNGSDALRFSEIGATTAVTHYDLGLHICSDEAGRYVASLMYRTDLFDAFRIETLADRLTMLLARVVADPMVRVLDIDLLTDTEHDLVTRVWAQGPDRKVAPDCTLHQLIRLGADGDPSRPAVVEGDEMITVGQLHGCADRIALRLAAKGIGPDVKVAIAFNRAIPAATSILGVLAAGGAYVPLDPAMPRDRLEYILAGSRPALCIHDGTLEVGTDVETISYDDLLAERSVAVPTPAAPSNLAYVIYTSGTTGKPKGVEVEQREVVHYLWDVSSDLGVVRGGSYALLQSLAFDFSLPMFYLPLIHGGTLHAMDGRITGEELAQFLAHHEVNHLKMTPSHLAALTAQVDAAAVAPRRSLVLSGEGSPSQWMRDLAKNVDCRVINNYGPTEAIGACTTTEVTPDLETLEAVWPIGTPMPGVRTYVLDDRLRPVPPGVRGELYISGRLARGYLSRPGMTASRFVADPLSGAGERMYRTGDVVSWRADGLLAFHGRADDQIKIRGYRVELGEVESTLATMEGVAQCVVDLRGEPGHERLVGWIRWAEGVTPVADAGIRDHLARTLPDYMIPRAYATVDVFPIKGHGKVDRAALTEPERGVVAAPDVAPRTPLEASLAAVYADLLDIEIPSVVADFFDLGGDSLLATKAVSRIRKIVGDEVTVAVMDIISHPTVEKLAGLIEDRRGGGGAESRLLYELTEPLDARERIASIIAVPYGGANASVFGDLAKALPRGYSLHAVEPPGHDVILGEEVLPTAEVAAAVADEICERIDGRLIIYGHCLPGSAVAAAVAEELARRGRDIEALYVGGAFPVARPANRILATLARWSAQERLTADRNHVNWLAGMGTDINSMDSEHAAHMVKAMRQDARFAEDYFTDVFSGDVQRFQAPVISVIGEADQASRFWEERSDEWSVYSDRTASVCIQDAGHYFLNYRPDELAEILTTVHRRVMDHTESGLTRPLRESAATWWLHDSRIARETVRPGHQPRLRSVLQSGRESAETLPGLGKFAIIASGQMISFTGSTLTEFALPLWVLTQTNDLVLFGIVGVLGILPNLIVSPIAGAVVDRLNRRTLIMIFDAACMTLLGMLLVLAITDTMELWSMMVVFGLVACAVTCQRVAFQSALPQIVPKRYLGHANGMLQSAIGAANFIAPLFGVGLLAIFGLPGILAFDVVSYVFAIATVALVRFPAAMPEVPESLWEEIRGGFRFSMRNRYFRSMLLYFALINLFLAPLLSLVAPLVLTFASLSEVAVATAVSGGAGILAGVVMSIWGGPRRRRMDAVRAMSVVLGICALIIASRPWLPLVCVGIFGLAGSILLVNGVVMTIIQTKVPARLQGRVFAINTMVSTASAPLGFGVLAPQGTALMEWLMANVPGVETAVHAMLGDGPGRAIAMVYVVCGVVVLALVISTRRWNALVRFDDEVPDASPDDLIGLAQSRARRGGGTDVVRTIEEAGPLELEKVGS